In the Populus trichocarpa isolate Nisqually-1 chromosome 1, P.trichocarpa_v4.1, whole genome shotgun sequence genome, one interval contains:
- the LOC7471712 gene encoding uncharacterized WD repeat-containing protein C2A9.03, with amino-acid sequence MSHYQGDDAEYMADEYEMEDVDDDMDEEFRAREMGSDSDVDEYDYPNNKVADMSAADARNGKDIQGIPWERLSVTREKYRQTRLEQYKNYENIPHSGEVSRKDCKITKKGGLYYEFRRNSRSVKSTILHFQLRNLVWATTKHDVYLMSNFSVTHWSSLTCSKSDVLDVSGHVAPTEKHPGSLLEGFTQTQVSTLAVKGNLLVAGGFQGELICKHLDRPGVSFCSRTTYDDNAITNAVEIYDSPSGAVHFTASNNDCGVRDFDMEKYQLSKHFCFPWPVNHTSLSPDGKLLTIVGDNPAGMLVDSSTGKTVASLSGHWDFSFASAWHPDGVTFATGNQDKTCRIWDARNLSESVAVLKGNLGAIRSIRFTSDGQYMAMAEPADFVHVYDAKNGYEKEQEIDFFGEISGVSFSPDTEALYIGVWDRTYGSLLEYGRCRNYSYLDSFV; translated from the exons ATGTCCCATTACCAAGGGGATGATGCTGAATACATGGCAGATGAATATGAAATGGAAGATGTTGATGATGACATGGACGAAGAATTTCGTGCTAGGGAGATGGGCTCAGACTCTGATGTTGATGAATATGACTACCCG AATAACAAAGTAGCTGACATGTCTGCTGCCGACGCTAGAAATGGAAAAGACATCCAGGGAATTCCTTGGGAAAGGCTTAGTGTTACTAGAGAGAAATACAGGCAAACAAGGCTAGAACAATACAAGAACTATGAGAACATACCCCATTCTGGGGAAGTTTCAAGAAAG GATTGCAAAATTACTAAAAAGGGGGGCTTGTATTATGAGTTTAGACGAAATTCTAGATCTGTCAAATCAACCATTCTTCATTTTCAG TTGAGGAACTTGGTTTGGGCCACAACAAAGCATGATGTCTACCTCATGTCAAATTTCTCTGTCACTCATTGGTCCTCCTTAACTTGCAGCAAGTCTGATGTTCTTGATGTTTCTGGACATGTGGCACCAACTGAG AAACATCCTGGAAGTCTGTTGGAAGGATTCACACAGACTCAAGTTAGTACTCTAGCAGTAAAAGGTAATTTGCTAGTTGCTGGAGGGTTCCAGGGAGAACTTATTTGCAAG CATCTAGATCGGCCTGGAGTAAGCTTTTGTTCCAGAACAACTTATGATGATAATGCCATCACCAACGCTGTTGAGATTTATGACAGTCCAag TGGTGCAGTTCACTTCACTGCTTCAAACAATGACTGTGGAGTGAGAGACTTTGATATGGAGAAATATCAGCTCTCAAAGCATTTCTGTTTTCCTTGGCCCGTGAAT CATACTTCCCTTAGTCCTGATGGAAAGCTTCTAACAATTGTCGGGGACAACCCAGCTGGTATGTTGGTGGACTCCAGCACTGGAAAG ACAGTGGCATCCTTGTCTGGGCATTGGGATTTCTCTTTTGCATCAGCGTGGCATCCTGATGGGGTCACCTTTGCTACTGGGAACCAGGACAAAACATGCCGCATTTGGGATGCTCGAAACCTGTCCGAGTCAGTTGCTGTTTTGAAGGGAAATCTTGGTGCAATTCGATCAATTCGTTTCACATCTGATGGCCAATATATGGCAATGGCTGAGCCTGCAGATTTTGTGCATGTTTATGATGCAAAAAATGGGTATGAAAAGGAGCAGGAGATTGATTTCTTTGGTGAGATATCTGGTGTGTCATTCAGTCCTGACACAGAGGCTCTTTACATTGGAGTGTGGGATCGCACATATGGTAGCCTCCTTGAGTATGGCCGTTGCCGGAACTATTCATACCTTGACTCCTTTGTTTGA
- the LOC7457672 gene encoding photosystem I reaction center subunit V, chloroplastic encodes MATSSLLFTPTIQKNHHNLTPSNLSFQGLRPLTRAKTTSLSKISTAAPKRSLAVKAELNPSLVISLSTGVSLFLGRFVFFNFQRENVAKQVPEQNGLTHFEAGDKRAKEYVSLLKSNDPVGFNIVDVLAWGSIGHIVAYYILATASNGYDWDPSFPCCF; translated from the coding sequence ATGGCAACCTCTAGCCTGCTCTTCACGCCCACTATCCAAAAGAACCACCACAACCTCACCCCATCCAACCTCTCATTCCAAGGCCTTAGACCCCTCACCAGGGCCAAAACCACCTCCCTCTCCAAGATCAGCACCGCTGCACCAAAAAGGAGCTTAGCTGTGAAAGCAGAGCTTAACCCATCACTGGTCATAAGCTTGAGCACAGGGGTATCACTCTTTTTGGGAAGGTTTGTGTTCTTTAACTTCCAAAGGGAGAACGTGGCAAAACAAGTGCCTGAGCAGAATGGTTTGACTCACTTTGAGGCAGGAGATAAGCGTGCCAAGGAATATGTAAGCCTCCTGAAATCAAATGATCCAGTTGGTTTCAACATTGTTGATGTTCTTGCTTGGGGATCCATTGGCCATATTGTTGCCTACTACATCTTAGCCACAGCCAGCAATGGCTATGACTGGGATCCCAGCTTCCCATGTTgcttttag